TGGGGTGATAGCCTCCTTTTTTTGGCAGATAGTAAAGTATAAAACTTTCCTATCTCCATAAGAGCAACTAAGGCTTGGCGAATGCTAAGTTTTTCTAATACTATCAGAATTTATAAATTTTGTCGGTTGATAGTATAAGTAAAACTAAGGTTTGTCGTAAGCCAAGTTTTTTCTAATTAGTAAGTGAATGCAGTTCCAACGATGATTAATAAGATGAATAGAACTACAATTAACGCGAAGCCATTTCCAGTTCCTCCATTGTATCCATAGCCGTATCCACCATAAGTGTATGGTGCGCATCCGTAGTTGTCATAACCGTACATGTGCATAATCGCCACCTCCATGAAGATTTTTAAACATCTATCCCATCATTGATTAGTAACCGTAAGAAGTTCCCACAATGATTAGAAGAATAAATAATACTACTAATAAATAGAAGTTACCTACTACGCCATCAGACATGTCGACATTCCTCCTTTTTGAGTTGGAAAAACTTTTTGATTGATGGTGTACACCCATAATATATGTGTTCACCCAGAAAATGACTGGGTCATTCGCACAGATTTGGGCAATTTATTTAAAAAATTTGTAGTTTAGAAGACGGACAAGCTTTCATGTGACTTATTTGTGACAAGTTTAAATGAATGAGATAAACACCTTTTACCACTATAAAAACAGTTTAGATAGGTTTTAATATTTATTTCATCTTGTAGCCACAAATTGTTCACAAGAAAGGGTGTTTTGAGTGACTTGAATCACTTGTGGGAGTCTCAGTCGGCCTTATGATTAGGGTGAAAGGAAAACAAAGACCTTTCAGTGCCTGCTAGCAGCTTTTAATAACTTGGCAACAGTGTTTAACTAGAAAGTCAATAAAATTAAACAATGGGGTGTTTACTATGAAAAAGTTTAATTTAGTCGGACTAATTTTTAGTGTCGTATTTCTACTGTTTACGATTGTTGGTTGTTCAAGTGATAATGAGGATCAGGCTAAAAATGATAATAATCAAAAGCAGGATACAAATGATGTAGTGCAAGCTGAGGAAACCCAAAGCACTATCTTCGCTCCTCATAAAGATGTGAATCAAGAACCAGTACCGTTGAAAATGGAAAGAAACGGATCAGACGTATATATCGAAATGACTTCTCAAATTACAGACATTCCTATTACAAAAGATTTTATCTATAAAGCATGGACATTTAATGGAGAGGCTCCAGGGCCAGTTGTTGTAGTAAATGAAGGGGATACCATTCACTTCACTTTAAAAAATATCGACCCAGCCATTCCACATAGTATGGACTTTCATGCAGTACACGCAGCACCAAATAAAGATTTTGCCGACGTAATGCCCAATGAAGAAGGAACTTTTGTATACCAAGCATCTAAACCAGGTGTATTCATGTACCACTGTGGAACTAAACCAGTATTAGCGCACATCGCAAACGGAATGCACGGAACTATTATTGTGAAACCTACAGACGGGTATCCTACTGATGATGAAATAGATCGCGAATATGTAATCATTCAAAACGAGTGGTATAAGTACAATGATATGGATGATATGACAAACGGAGTACCATCTCAGGTTGTATTTTCTACAAAAG
Above is a window of Bacillaceae bacterium S4-13-56 DNA encoding:
- a CDS encoding YjcZ family sporulation protein; the encoded protein is MYGYDNYGCAPYTYGGYGYGYNGGTGNGFALIVVLFILLIIVGTAFTY
- a CDS encoding YjcZ family sporulation protein, with translation MSDGVVGNFYLLVVLFILLIIVGTSYGY
- a CDS encoding multicopper oxidase domain-containing protein, whose product is MKKFNLVGLIFSVVFLLFTIVGCSSDNEDQAKNDNNQKQDTNDVVQAEETQSTIFAPHKDVNQEPVPLKMERNGSDVYIEMTSQITDIPITKDFIYKAWTFNGEAPGPVVVVNEGDTIHFTLKNIDPAIPHSMDFHAVHAAPNKDFADVMPNEEGTFVYQASKPGVFMYHCGTKPVLAHIANGMHGTIIVKPTDGYPTDDEIDREYVIIQNEWYKYNDMDDMTNGVPSQVVFSTKALKEGQPNTNGTTTSLVDSPLTAKVGDKVRFYVNNVGPNEVSSFHVVGTIFDDVYIDGNPYNHMMGMQTVLLPASGGAVVEFTVKKAGNYPIVTHQFNHAQKGAVGILKVTEDGQDDGEAVSGH